Within Chromatiales bacterium, the genomic segment TCACCATCCTCGCCCGCAAGCTCGCCCGTATCGCCTTCGCCATCCTCAAAAACGGAGCCGACTATGTGCCGCGAAAGCCTTGTCTTACGACATAGAATCTCCTACGGGTGAAGGTTTTGCTGGTAGGAGCGGCGGGAGCCGCGATTGTCCATGCCCGGGACAGCGTGCCAGCCCTGATCGCGCCTTGCGGCGCTCCTACGAAACTTGCGACTTCTCTTCAAACCTCAAACTTCAAACCTCAAACTTCAAACCTCCCCCAGCGCCTTCTCCAGCCGCTCGCACACCGTGCGCAGGACCTCGACACGGGCGTAGCGCTTGTCGTTGGCCGGCACCAGCGTCCATTCGGCGAATTCGGTGCTGGTGCGCACCACCATCTCGTTCACCGCCGCCTTGTAGGCGTCCCATCGTTCGCGGTTGCGCCAGTCCTCGTCGGTGATCTTGTGCTGCTTGTAGGGCGTCTGCTGGCGGGCCTCGAAGCGGGCGAGCTGTTCCTCGGGGCTGATGTGCAGCCAGAACTTGGCCAGCACCGTGCCGTGGTCCACCAGCTGCTGTTCGAAGTCGTTGATCTCCTGGTAGGCGCGCCGCCAGGCCACGTCTTCCGCCAGGCCCTCGACCCGCTCCACCAGCACCCGCCCGTACCAGGAGCGGTCGAACACGGTGACGCGGCCGTCGCGCGGCAGCTGGCGCCAGAAACGCCAGAGGTAGTGATGCGCGCGTTCCTCGTCGGTGGGTGCGGCCACCGGCAGCACGCGGTAGAGCCGCGCGTCGATTGCGCTGACCAGGCGGCGGATGGTGCCGCCCTTGCCGGCCGCATCCCAGCCCTCGAACAGCAGCACGCAGGAGCGCTTCTGCGCCCAGGCCTTCCAGGCCAGGGCGTTGAGGCGTTCCTGGTAATGCGCGAGCTGGTGCTTGTAGTCCTCCTTGTCCAGCGCCTGCGTCAGATCCACGTGGTCGAGCACGGTGACGTGGGCGCTGTCGGCGGCCGGCAGGTGCGGGGCATGGGAGAAGCGCCGCCCGTTCGCCGGGGCGTGGTTGTCCAGCCGCTCCTCGATGGCATCCAGCAGGGTGCGGCCGACGGTGAGGTCGCGGTAGCGGCGGTCGGTGGACTCGATGACGTACCAGGGGGCGATGCCGGCATCCGTCTCGCGCAGGGCGCGCTCGGCCACGCGCAGGAATTCGTCGTGACGCGCCGCCGACGCCGCCAGGGCGTCCGGCACCTGGTGCCAGCGGCTCTTCGGGTCCTTCGCCAGCTTCTTCAGCCGGCGCTTCTGCTCCTCGGCCGGCAGGTGGAACCAGAACTTCACGAACAGGGCGCCGTCCTCGGTGAGCATGCGCTCGAACTGGCCGATGCGGGCGAGCTCGGCATCCAGCGCGGCGTCGTCGGTCTGGCCGGTCACCCGCTCGTGGATGGGGTCGGCGTACCAGGAACCGAACAGCACGGCGATGCGCCCGCGCGCCGGCAGGCTGCGCCAGTAACGCCACCAGCGGGGGCGCTCGCGCTCCTCGTCGCTGGCGTCCCAGAAGGCGTGCACCGCCAGGCCGCGGGTGTCCAGCCAGGCGTTGAGGCGGTTGACCACCTCGCCCTTGCCGGCCCCGTCCACCCCGGAGATGAGCACCACCACGGGCAACCCGGCCCGCCAGGCCCGGCGCTGGGCGGCCAGCAGGCGCGTGCGCAGCTCCGGCTCCTCGGCCCTGAAATCCGCCTTGTCGACCTTGCGGCCGAGCTCCGCCCCCTCGAACATGCGCCCCCCAGGTGATTGATGCCAAAGGCCTAATGTAGCGGGAATCCGCCACGGACACGATGCCCGCCCCGTCGGGCCCATCCGGGCGGCCCTGTGACCCGCTGCTCAAAACTTGCCCACCGCGGGGTTTGCCCTTACCCTTGGCGGCTGGATTTTTCACAGGGTCACGTAAGCGATGAGCGAACTGAATCTGGAACAAGCCCGTTTCAACATGGTCGAGCAGCAGGTCCGCCCCTGGGACGTGCTCGATCACAAGGTCCTGGAGCTGATGGAGACCGTCCCGCGTGACGCCTTCGTGCCCGAGGACCACCGGAACCTCGCCTATGCCGACATCGAGATCCCGCTGGGTTTCGGCGAATGCATGATGGCCCCCAAGGTGGAGGGCCGCATGCTCCAGGCCCTGGCCGTGCAGCCCACCGACGTGGCGCTGGAGGTGGGCACCGGCTCCGGCTACGTGACCGCCCTGCTCGGCAGGCTCGCCGGCCACGTGTACAGCGTGGAGATCATCGACGAGTTCAAGCACCGCGCCGGCCGCCTGCTGGCCGAGCACGGCATCGAGAACGTGACCCTGCGCACCGGTGATGCCTCGCGCGGCTGGAACCAGCAGCCCCGCTACGACGTGATCGCCGTGACCGGCTCCCTGCCGGAGTACCACGATGGCTTCGAGAAGAGCCTGGCCCTGGGCGGCCGCCTCTTCGTGGTGGTGGGCCAGGCCCCGGTGATGGAGGCGATGCTCATCACCCGTGTCGGCGAAGACGAGTTCCGCCGCGAGATGCTGTTCGAGACCGACCTCAAGGCGCTGACCGGCGCCGAAAAGACCCCCGAGTTCGTGCTCTGAGCGCCTGGGGCCCGCCGCCGGCGGGCCCCGCGCCTTCCCCATGCGGCAAATCACCGCCCCCCAGCTACACGACCTGCTCGCCGGCACCGACCAGCCGCCGCTGCTGCTCGACGTGCGCGAGCCCTGGGAATTCGAGCTCGCCCGTATCGAGGGCAGCCAGCTGCTGCCGCTGGGCCAGGTGCCCGTGCGCCTGGACGAGCTGGACCCGGCCCGCGAGACCGTGGTGATCTGCCATCACGGCGTGCGCAGCATGCAGGCCGCCTTCTTCCTGCAGTCGCGCGGCTTCAAAAACGTGATCAACCTCGCCGGCGGCATCGACGCCTGGTCGCGCGAGGTGGACCCGAAGGTCCCGGTCTACTGACCGCCTTTGCCCCTCACCCGCCCGCCGGGGGAACCAACCCTGCACCTGCGGGACCAACTGCCTTAGAATAAGAGGCCTTCGCCTGTCGACCCACGACACCCCGGGAGCATATCCGCGATGAAGCATCAGACGATCAAGCACCTCCTTGCCACGCTCATCCTTTGCATGGCGCCGCTGGCGCAGGCCGAGGACCTGATCGAGGTCTACGAGATCGCGGCACAGAACGACCCGCAGATCCGCGCCGCCGAGGCCGCCTACCAGGCCGCCCGCGAGGCCACCCCGCAGGCCCGCGCCTCGCTGCTCCCGCAGATCAACGCCAGCTACCAGCTCAACGAGCAGGACCAGACCATCAGCGATGCCGACAACCCGGCGCTGAACGGCAACAACGACAGCTCCTCCGACGGCTGGACCCTGCGCCTGGACCAGTCGATCTACAACCACCAGTACTGGGTGGCGCTGTCGCAGGCCAGCGACACCGTGGCCCAGGCCGAGGCCGAGCTGGCGGCCGCCCGCCAGGCCCTGTTCACCCGCGTGGCCGAGGCCTACTTCGCCGTGCTGGCCGCCGAGGATACCCTGCGCTTCGCCCAGGCCGAGAAGGAGGCCATCGCCCGGCAGCTGGAACAGACCGAGCGCCGCTTCGAGGTGGGGCTGATCGCCATCACCGACGTGAAGGAATCCCAGGCCCAGTACGACCTGGCCGTGGCCGCCGAGATCGACGCCATCAACGTGCTGGACAACGCCCGCGAGTCGCTGCAGGTGCTCACCGGCCGCTATCTCGACAACCTGGCCCCGCTGGGCGAGAACCTGCCGCTGGCCAGCCCCGACCCCATGGACCTGCAGGCCTGGGAGGAACGCGCCATGGAGCAGAACCTCTCCCTGCGCGCCGCCCGCTTCGCCACCGAACGCGCCCGCCGCGAGATCCAGCGCCAGCGCGCCGGCCACTACCCGACCTTCGACCTGGTGGCGAGCTACAGCGAGTTCGACAACTCCAGCGCCCGCATCGGCGGCGTGACCTCCGACTTCACCTCGGAAGACACCGCCATCGGCGTGCAGGCCAACCTGCCGATCTTCTCCGGCGGGCGCACCAGCTCGCTCACCTCGCAGGCCCGCAGCCTGTTCCAGCAGGCCCAGGAGGAGCTGGAGCTCACCCGCCGCGAGACGGCACGCCTGACCCGTGCGTCCTACCTCAACGTGATGTCCGACATCAGCCGGGTGAAGGCCCTGGAGCAGGCCCTGATCTCCACCCGCACCGCCGCCGAGGCCACCCAGGCCGGTTTCGAGGTGGGCACCCGTACCTCGGTGGACGTGCTGCTGGCCCTGCGCGAGACCTACCGCGCCGAGCGCGACTACGCCAGCGCCCGCTACACCTACATCCAGAACACGCTGCGCCTCAAGCAGGCCGCGGGCATGCTGGCCCGCGAGGACCTGGAGGCCGTGAACAACTGGCTGAGATAAGGCCCGCCCCATGAGCGACACCGACGAGATCCTGCTGCCCCCGCTGCCCCCGGTCTGCCGCCAGCACGACAGCCAGCTGCTGGTGGTCGACGTCCAGGACCGCCTGCTGGGCGCCATGCCCCAGGCCGACCGCCTGCGCGTGCTGAAGGCGAGCTCGGCCCTGATCTCGGCCGCCCGCCTGCTGGGCGTGCCGCTGCTGGCCACCGAGCAGTACCCCAAGGGCCTCGGGCTCACCGACTCCTCCCTGCGCGGCGACCTCGCCAGCCAGGGCCGTATCGTCGAGAAGACCAGCTTCTCCTGCTGCGGCGCCCCGGGTCTGATGGGCCACCTCGACCCCGACACCCGCCCGCAGGTGATCATCGCCGGCATCGAGGCGCACGTCTGCGTGCTGCAGACCGCGCTGGAACTGAACGCCCGCGGCTTCCAGGTGTTCGTGGTGGAAGACGCCACCTGCTCGCGCAACCCCGCCCACCACGCCAACGCCATGCAGCGCCTGCGCCAGGCCGGCGTGATCGTGACGGTGATGGAATCGGTGCTGTTCGAGTGGATGCGCGACGCCAGTCACCCGCACTTCAAGGTGATCTCCCAGCTGGTGAAGTGAGCCGGAACGAAAAACGCCCGGCCAATGGCCGGGCGTTTTTCGAGTCGCAGGTTTCGTAGGAGCCGAGCCCCCTCGGCGATCACGGCCATGCCGGGACCCCATCGGCCAGAGGGCTGGCCTCCTACGGGAGAATTCAGGCGCCACAGAGGTCACGGAGCAGGACCGCTGTCTCGTAGGAGCGCCGCAAGGCGCGATTACACTCCTAACTCCTAACTCCTAACTCCTCCCTCAATCCTTCAGCACGTAGTGCGTGCCGCAATACGGGCAGATGTAGGTCTTGTCCTTCGCGTCCTCGATGGGGAGGAAGACGCGCGGGTGGGAGTTCCACAGGCTGGCGCCCGGCTGCGGGCAGTGCAGCGGCAGGTCGGCGCGGGTGACCTCGACCGTCTGCTGGGCGTTGGGGGTCTTGTACTGATCCTGATGATCGGCGGTATGCGGGTTGGGCATGTCTCTCTCCTCAGGCTTGAACCAGGGTCAGCCAGTCCATGTGACCGTCGTGGCGGCCGTGGACGACGTCGAAATACAGGGACTGCAGGCGCTCGGTGATCGGGCCGCGGGTGCCGGCGCCGATGCGACGGTTGTCGAGTTCGCGGATCGGCGTCACCTCGGCGGCGGTGCCGGTGAAGAAGGCCTCGTCGGCGATGTACACCTCGTCGCGGGTGATACGCTTTTCCTTCACCGGGATGCCGAGCTCGCCGGCCAGGGTGAACAGGGTCTTGCGGGTGATGCCGTTGAGCGCGGAGGTGAGCTCCGGCGTGTAGATGACGCCGTCCTTCACCAGGAAGAAGTTCTCGCCGCTGCCCTCGGCCACGAAGCCGTCGATGTCCAGCAGCAGGGCCTCGTCGTAGCCGTCGCGCTGGGCCTCCTGCAGGGCCAGCATGGAGTTCATGTAGTTGCCATTGGCCTTGGCCTTGCACATCGCGATGTTGACGTGATGGCGGGTGTAGGAGGAGGTGCGGATGCGGATGCCGCGCTCCATGTTCTCCTTGCCCAGGTAGGCGCCCCACTCCCAGGCGGCGACCATGCAGTGCACCTTGAGGTTGTCGGCGCGCAGGCCCATGCCCTCGGAGCCGTAGAAGCACATCGGGCGCATGTAGGCGGAGGCGAGGTTGTTCTCGCGCACGGCGGCGCGCTGGGCCTCGTTGAGCTCTTCCTTGCTCCAGGGGATGTGCATGCCGAGGATGTGGGCGGAGTCGAACAGGCGGTCGGTGTGTTCCTTGAGGCGGAAGATGGCCGCGCCCTTGTCGGTCTGGTAGGCGCGTACGCCCTCGAAGACGCCCATGCCGTAGTGCAGGGTATGGGTGAGGACATGGACCTTGGCCTCGCGCCAGGGCACCAGTTCACCATCCAGCCAGATCACGCCGTCACGGTCGGCCATCGACATTGCTGCTTTCTCCTCGCTTGCCCGCGGGTCTGCCGCGGTCGTTCACATTGAATTAGGTATGGGCCAGGCCCGGCCGGCCTCAGTCTTCCATGATGTCGCGCCACAGGGCCTGGACCTTCTCGCGGTAGTCCGCGAAGGCCTCGGCGGGCACCACGGCGGGCAGCTCCTGCAGGGTCAGTTCGTGTACCCGGTCGCGAAACGCGCGGTAGGCATCCGTGAGCAGGGCCGCATCGTCCGCCGCCATCAGGCCGCTCGCGGCCAGGGCCTCCAGGATGCGGATGTTGTCGGTGTAGACCGACAGGGCCGGGTAATCGTGGGCGTAGGCCAGAACCTCATATTGCACCATAAATTCGATGTCGGCGATACCGCCCGGGTCCTTTTTGAGGTTGAACATCCCGGCCTCGCGGCTGCGGTGTTCGGCCCACATCTTCTCGCGCATCTCGCGCACCTCGCGGCGCAGGGCATCGCGTTCGCGCGGGCGGGCGAGGATCTCCTGGCGCACGGCGTCGAAGGTCGCGTGGATGTGCGGGGCGCCGGCCACCGGCCGGGCGCGCACCAGGGCCTGGTGCTCCCAGGTCCACGCCTCCTCGCGCTGGTAGCGGGTGAAGGCGTTGAGGCTGCTGACCATCAGCCCGGAGGCGCCGCTGGGGCGCAGGCGGGTGTCCACCTCGTAGAGCGTGCCGGCCGGGGTGAGCGCGG encodes:
- the pap gene encoding polyphosphate:AMP phosphotransferase gives rise to the protein MFEGAELGRKVDKADFRAEEPELRTRLLAAQRRAWRAGLPVVVLISGVDGAGKGEVVNRLNAWLDTRGLAVHAFWDASDEERERPRWWRYWRSLPARGRIAVLFGSWYADPIHERVTGQTDDAALDAELARIGQFERMLTEDGALFVKFWFHLPAEEQKRRLKKLAKDPKSRWHQVPDALAASAARHDEFLRVAERALRETDAGIAPWYVIESTDRRYRDLTVGRTLLDAIEERLDNHAPANGRRFSHAPHLPAADSAHVTVLDHVDLTQALDKEDYKHQLAHYQERLNALAWKAWAQKRSCVLLFEGWDAAGKGGTIRRLVSAIDARLYRVLPVAAPTDEERAHHYLWRFWRQLPRDGRVTVFDRSWYGRVLVERVEGLAEDVAWRRAYQEINDFEQQLVDHGTVLAKFWLHISPEEQLARFEARQQTPYKQHKITDEDWRNRERWDAYKAAVNEMVVRTSTEFAEWTLVPANDKRYARVEVLRTVCERLEKALGEV
- a CDS encoding protein-L-isoaspartate O-methyltransferase; protein product: MSELNLEQARFNMVEQQVRPWDVLDHKVLELMETVPRDAFVPEDHRNLAYADIEIPLGFGECMMAPKVEGRMLQALAVQPTDVALEVGTGSGYVTALLGRLAGHVYSVEIIDEFKHRAGRLLAEHGIENVTLRTGDASRGWNQQPRYDVIAVTGSLPEYHDGFEKSLALGGRLFVVVGQAPVMEAMLITRVGEDEFRREMLFETDLKALTGAEKTPEFVL
- a CDS encoding sulfurtransferase; its protein translation is MRQITAPQLHDLLAGTDQPPLLLDVREPWEFELARIEGSQLLPLGQVPVRLDELDPARETVVICHHGVRSMQAAFFLQSRGFKNVINLAGGIDAWSREVDPKVPVY
- a CDS encoding TolC family outer membrane protein; this translates as MKHQTIKHLLATLILCMAPLAQAEDLIEVYEIAAQNDPQIRAAEAAYQAAREATPQARASLLPQINASYQLNEQDQTISDADNPALNGNNDSSSDGWTLRLDQSIYNHQYWVALSQASDTVAQAEAELAAARQALFTRVAEAYFAVLAAEDTLRFAQAEKEAIARQLEQTERRFEVGLIAITDVKESQAQYDLAVAAEIDAINVLDNARESLQVLTGRYLDNLAPLGENLPLASPDPMDLQAWEERAMEQNLSLRAARFATERARREIQRQRAGHYPTFDLVASYSEFDNSSARIGGVTSDFTSEDTAIGVQANLPIFSGGRTSSLTSQARSLFQQAQEELELTRRETARLTRASYLNVMSDISRVKALEQALISTRTAAEATQAGFEVGTRTSVDVLLALRETYRAERDYASARYTYIQNTLRLKQAAGMLAREDLEAVNNWLR
- a CDS encoding isochorismatase family protein, which encodes MSDTDEILLPPLPPVCRQHDSQLLVVDVQDRLLGAMPQADRLRVLKASSALISAARLLGVPLLATEQYPKGLGLTDSSLRGDLASQGRIVEKTSFSCCGAPGLMGHLDPDTRPQVIIAGIEAHVCVLQTALELNARGFQVFVVEDATCSRNPAHHANAMQRLRQAGVIVTVMESVLFEWMRDASHPHFKVISQLVK
- a CDS encoding zinc-finger domain-containing protein, which produces MPNPHTADHQDQYKTPNAQQTVEVTRADLPLHCPQPGASLWNSHPRVFLPIEDAKDKTYICPYCGTHYVLKD
- a CDS encoding branched-chain amino acid transaminase — encoded protein: MSMADRDGVIWLDGELVPWREAKVHVLTHTLHYGMGVFEGVRAYQTDKGAAIFRLKEHTDRLFDSAHILGMHIPWSKEELNEAQRAAVRENNLASAYMRPMCFYGSEGMGLRADNLKVHCMVAAWEWGAYLGKENMERGIRIRTSSYTRHHVNIAMCKAKANGNYMNSMLALQEAQRDGYDEALLLDIDGFVAEGSGENFFLVKDGVIYTPELTSALNGITRKTLFTLAGELGIPVKEKRITRDEVYIADEAFFTGTAAEVTPIRELDNRRIGAGTRGPITERLQSLYFDVVHGRHDGHMDWLTLVQA